One candidate division WOR-3 bacterium genomic window, CGCAGAAAAGATTAAGAAACTAATTCAAACTCAAAGTAAAGATTGGAATTCAGCCATAAATCCGCAATTCAATAATACCTTAGGAGCGATTTCAATATTGTTTCCCAAAATCGAAGAAAAAATAATTGTTGCTCAAATTGAGAAATTAGGTAAGAAGATGGACCAAGATGTTTCTTCTAAAGAAACGCAGGTCAAATTTAAGGAGATACCGATGGAAATAACAATTGATGATTTCAAAAAAATTGAACTAAAAGTTGCCAAAATTATTAACGCGGAAAGAGTTGCGGGAACTGAGAGATTAATTCGAATGGATATTGATTTAGGCACCGAAAAACGACAAATTGTTGCTGGTATTGGTTCAGCCTATAATCCTGAAAATCTTATTGGTAGAAATATTGTTGTTGTGGCTAATCTACAAAAAGCTAAGATTCGTGGAGTTGAATCACACGGTATGCTCTTAGCTGCCGTTGATGGTAATGATATTTCTTTAGTAGTTTTAGATAAGGAAATTAGACCGGGAAGCCCAGTATCATAGAAAAATTAAATATTTAAAAATATTAAAAACAATTTTTACAAATTATCATATTTTCCTCTAAGATGTAATAGTTTCGAGTTAGGATTTAATATATGACTTTATTTTATGCCCATTGTTACTTAACTGACCGCACTTATATTATTTGAGATTATCAAGCGAACACAAGATGAAATGTTTAATTAGTATGAATAACAAAGTTCTCTTGTGGTTTATATATGGTGTTATTTGATTCTCATTGTCATTTAACTGACCGGGCTTATATTTCCTGTCTTGACGAAATTGTCAAAAGAGCAAAAGAGAATAATGTTCAGTATCTTTTAACTGCTGGACTAAACATTAAAGATTCTCAAGCAGCAGTTACAATTGCTAATAAATATCCTGATACTTATTGTAGTGTCGGAATTCACCCGCACGATGCGAAAACAATGCGAGACGGTGATATGGAACACTTAGAAAAACTGGCAACAGCCAATCTTAAAGTCAAGGCGATTGGAGAAACCGGCTTGGATTTTTATCGCTGCTATTCTGACCCAGTTAGTCAAGAAAAAGCATTTCATATGCAGATCGATTTGGCACAAAAACTTGCCTTACCAATGATTATTCATATTCGAGATGCATACTCTGAAGCAAAAGCAATTCTAATACAGCATAATTATTTCAAAGGAGTGCTTCATTGTTATTCAGGTGATGAACTGTTTGCGAATTGGGCAATCAAACAAGGATTTTATATCTCGTTTGCTGGTTCAATTACTTATGATAGTGCTTCATTAAAAAATATTGCTCAGAAGATACCAGAAAATAGCATTCTAATTGAGACCGATGCACCGTATTTAACACCTCAACCATTAAGAGGCAAGCGTAATGAACCTTCTTATGTTAAATATACTGCTCAAATTATCGCACAACTACGTAAATGCTCAATTGAACATATTGCCGATATAACAACCCAGAATGCTAAAAAACTATTTAAGATTTAATTCTCGTAAAATTTTTAATATCATCTTATAAAATTAAAAGTTTTAATATCATCTTATAAAATAGTGTTTAAGCCCAAAAAAGCATTAGGTCAGTCTTTTCTTATCTCGCCACGCATTGCTGACCGATTGGTTTCGGCTTTAGAACTCGATAATACGGATAAGGTTTTAGAAATCGGCGCAGGCAAGGGAATTTTAACAAAACGCATTGCTGAAAAGGCTCATAAAGTTTTTGCGGTCGAGATTGATAAGCGACTAATTCCAATACTACAAAATAATACACGAGAATTTTCTAATGTTGAAATAATTAATGCGGATATTTTACATATAGACTGGCAGGCGTTAGATAAGGTAAAAATTATCGGTAACATACCATATCATCTCTCATCATCAATATTATTTAAACTTTTAGATAATATTAATCTTTGGGATATTACAGTATTAACATTACAACGAGAGTTTGCAGACCGACTGTTAGCGAAACCAGGCACCAAAGAATATGGA contains:
- a CDS encoding TatD family hydrolase, producing MVLFDSHCHLTDRAYISCLDEIVKRAKENNVQYLLTAGLNIKDSQAAVTIANKYPDTYCSVGIHPHDAKTMRDGDMEHLEKLATANLKVKAIGETGLDFYRCYSDPVSQEKAFHMQIDLAQKLALPMIIHIRDAYSEAKAILIQHNYFKGVLHCYSGDELFANWAIKQGFYISFAGSITYDSASLKNIAQKIPENSILIETDAPYLTPQPLRGKRNEPSYVKYTAQIIAQLRKCSIEHIADITTQNAKKLFKI